The following proteins are encoded in a genomic region of Sphingopyxis sp. YF1:
- the kdpF gene encoding K(+)-transporting ATPase subunit F: MTPDLWLAAITALGLLAYLVAVLARPERF; this comes from the coding sequence ATGACTCCCGACCTTTGGCTCGCCGCGATCACCGCGCTCGGCCTTCTCGCCTATCTTGTCGCCGTGCTCGCGCGGCCCGAACGCTTCTAG
- a CDS encoding RES family NAD+ phosphorylase has translation MTGTAALPVAQIQWPGAVRIIRSLFPPIDLFEDIADPADWALLLSAEQKSNPRIMATVGNLDRVPPDRRVGGPGASFLMAPFTHVSSDRKSRFSDGSHGVLYVARAYETALFETIHHHARFMARTAEAPGWTSQFREIVLTVAAGLHDLRGEGDGGEALAPDDYAAGQRLAAGLRAAGADGLVYPSVRHRGGECVALFYPDGASAPLQGRPLDYHWDGGRVDLVRDAGTGAVFRLVEQ, from the coding sequence GTGACCGGCACTGCGGCGCTTCCGGTCGCGCAGATCCAATGGCCGGGGGCGGTGCGGATCATCCGCAGCCTGTTCCCGCCGATCGACCTGTTCGAGGATATCGCCGATCCGGCCGACTGGGCGCTGCTGCTGTCGGCGGAGCAGAAGAGCAACCCGCGCATCATGGCGACGGTGGGCAATCTCGACCGCGTGCCGCCCGACCGGCGTGTCGGCGGGCCGGGAGCGTCCTTCCTGATGGCGCCCTTCACCCATGTCAGCTCCGACCGGAAAAGTCGCTTTTCGGACGGCAGCCATGGCGTGCTCTATGTCGCCCGGGCTTATGAAACCGCCTTGTTCGAAACCATCCACCACCATGCGCGCTTCATGGCGCGAACCGCCGAGGCGCCCGGCTGGACCTCGCAGTTCCGCGAGATCGTGCTGACCGTCGCGGCCGGCCTGCACGATTTACGCGGCGAGGGCGATGGCGGGGAAGCACTCGCCCCTGACGATTATGCCGCGGGCCAGCGCCTCGCTGCCGGGCTTCGCGCTGCGGGCGCCGACGGACTGGTCTATCCCAGTGTCCGTCATCGCGGCGGCGAGTGCGTCGCGCTCTTTTACCCCGACGGCGCGTCGGCTCCGCTGCAGGGGCGCCCCCTCGACTATCATTGGGACGGCGGCCGCGTCGACCTGGTTCGCGACGCGGGAACAGGCGCGGTGTTCCGGCTCGTCGAGCAATGA
- a CDS encoding MbcA/ParS/Xre antitoxin family protein: MLALQPVDTAVPPFRPDPVTQEEGAAMFRAAMTLFGKWRLTDEQGATLLDMPLRSYRRWKAEGPGRLSRDGRARLSNLMGIHKALRIIFHEPQRGYDWIGASNVAFAGASALDVMLGGELTDIMRVRRYLDAERGGW; the protein is encoded by the coding sequence ATGCTGGCCTTGCAGCCCGTCGATACCGCGGTGCCGCCCTTTCGGCCCGATCCCGTCACGCAGGAGGAGGGGGCGGCGATGTTCCGTGCCGCCATGACGCTGTTCGGAAAATGGCGCCTGACCGACGAACAGGGTGCGACCCTGCTCGACATGCCGCTGCGCAGCTATCGCCGCTGGAAGGCCGAAGGCCCGGGCCGCCTGTCGCGCGACGGCCGGGCGCGGCTGTCGAACCTGATGGGCATCCACAAGGCGCTGCGCATCATCTTTCACGAACCGCAGCGCGGCTATGACTGGATCGGCGCGTCCAACGTGGCCTTTGCCGGGGCGAGCGCGCTCGATGTGATGCTTGGCGGCGAACTCACCGACATCATGCGCGTGCGGCGCTATCTCGACGCCGAACGCGGCGGATGGTGA
- a CDS encoding MgtC/SapB family protein gives MELNAPILVHWIDLDLLARLGIAALLGLLLGLDREIRGHEAGFRTHGLICFSAAAMTVSIIVLHAQIGGERADPLRIFEATGAFIGIIGAGLIVFSKGEVRNLTTAAHLWLAAVIGIACGAGQWPLVLICSVISVVMLSLLGWIEARWERRRADADDMP, from the coding sequence ATGGAACTCAACGCGCCGATACTCGTCCACTGGATCGACCTCGATCTGCTCGCGCGGCTCGGCATTGCGGCCCTGCTGGGGCTGTTGCTGGGGCTCGACCGCGAGATTCGCGGGCATGAGGCGGGGTTTCGCACCCACGGGCTGATCTGCTTTTCGGCCGCGGCAATGACCGTCTCGATCATCGTGCTCCACGCCCAGATCGGCGGCGAGCGCGCCGATCCCTTGCGCATCTTCGAGGCGACGGGCGCGTTCATCGGCATCATCGGCGCCGGACTGATCGTGTTCAGCAAGGGCGAGGTGCGAAACCTCACCACCGCCGCGCATCTGTGGCTGGCGGCGGTGATCGGTATCGCGTGCGGGGCGGGGCAATGGCCGCTGGTGCTGATCTGCAGCGTCATCAGCGTCGTGATGCTCAGCCTGCTCGGCTGGATCGAGGCACGTTGGGAGCGTCGGCGCGCCGACGCCGACGATATGCCGTGA